One stretch of Pseudoxanthomonas sp. Root65 DNA includes these proteins:
- a CDS encoding SET domain-containing protein-lysine N-methyltransferase: MPRKIEARQSDIHGNGVFAIAPIGKGERVVEYKGKRRTHDEVDADDTGDVDSGHTFLFTLNDEYVIDANHKGNKARWINHSCDPNCEAVIEEHDGKNRKKDKVFIEAIRAIKPGEELTYNYGIVLAEPHTARLKKVWACRCGSKKCTGTMLQPKKGR, translated from the coding sequence ATGCCCCGCAAGATCGAAGCCCGCCAATCCGACATCCACGGCAACGGCGTGTTCGCCATCGCCCCGATCGGGAAGGGCGAGCGCGTAGTGGAGTACAAGGGCAAGCGACGCACGCACGACGAAGTGGACGCCGACGACACCGGCGACGTCGATTCCGGCCACACCTTCCTGTTCACGCTCAACGACGAGTACGTCATCGACGCGAACCACAAGGGCAACAAGGCGCGCTGGATCAACCACAGCTGCGACCCGAACTGCGAAGCCGTCATCGAGGAACACGACGGCAAGAACCGCAAGAAGGACAAGGTGTTCATCGAGGCGATCCGCGCGATCAAGCCGGGCGAAGAACTGACCTACAACTACGGCATCGTGCTGGCAGAACCGCACACCGCCCGGCTGAAGAAGGTCTGGGCCTGCCGTTGCGGCAGCAAAAAGTGCACCGGTACGATGCTGCAACCCAAGAAAGGCCGCTGA
- a CDS encoding DUF5916 domain-containing protein — MTLSRLACALALALSCSAVHAVEIDGRIDPSEWQGARHVTDFRKTQPLTGEPGSLPTEAWILATPDGLAIAFHATHPASVPRTRQKVQRDFDAQVDRVNAFIDFDGDGRTGYAFTVSSTGGIADEIITNENQFSSDWDGQWRHAVSEDEQGWSVELLIPWHTAPMRDGTDGQRTLKVFLARVIGATGERMAWPQASFERARFLSDFAPVTVPRHDQSLLAITPFVSGLYDNVRGGGDLNAGADLFWKPNGRFQLTATLKPDFGQVEADDLVVNFSATETFISDKRPFFTENQGIFELTTPSDDSQQLYTRRVGSTGDITAAVKLNGSLGKANYGLFSADEDGATGRSYHALRLVRDFERQNLGAMLTRVDDPWRDREATVLGVDHNWRPTARWNVRTRLLGSRIAQAGTDTDDIGATLWADYEMDDGWRQQWIAMHFGNDLQLNDFGYLSRNSTNYLHWEVRKRFTGLPEGSRYSSKDWRWRVSSSHNNHGDKLNDQFRMSREGQLRNGSYEYAQINVNSAGLNDTLLRGNGVARMPANFNTYFEYERPRKGNWAHETELEAFTGGLAGNRKAGAGVGYTATYFVSDAFSVYAGGYAIYSPDWLVWQREDLVGGFTRRQVDLNAGLDWVIDPRHELRVKMQTIALDARVHDAWRFDPRGHAVTTTEAVDDFSVRNLGFQIRYRYELAPLSYLYVVYARGGYEQRTGTEGVDGLLQDSLRLRDDEQLVVKLSYRFEI; from the coding sequence ATGACCCTCTCCCGCCTTGCCTGCGCGCTCGCGCTGGCCCTCTCCTGCAGTGCCGTCCACGCCGTCGAGATCGATGGCCGCATCGATCCCTCCGAATGGCAGGGAGCGCGCCACGTCACCGACTTCCGCAAGACCCAGCCGCTGACCGGCGAGCCCGGCTCGCTGCCGACCGAGGCCTGGATCCTGGCCACGCCGGACGGCCTGGCCATCGCCTTCCACGCCACGCATCCGGCCAGCGTGCCGCGCACGCGGCAGAAGGTGCAGCGCGATTTCGACGCGCAGGTCGACCGCGTCAACGCCTTCATCGACTTCGACGGCGACGGTCGCACCGGCTATGCCTTCACCGTCAGTTCCACCGGCGGCATCGCCGACGAGATCATCACCAACGAGAACCAGTTCAGCAGCGACTGGGACGGCCAGTGGCGCCATGCCGTCAGCGAGGACGAACAGGGCTGGTCGGTCGAGCTGCTGATCCCGTGGCATACCGCGCCGATGCGCGACGGCACGGACGGCCAACGCACCCTGAAGGTGTTCCTGGCGCGCGTGATCGGCGCCACCGGCGAACGCATGGCGTGGCCGCAGGCCAGCTTCGAGCGTGCGCGCTTCCTGTCGGATTTCGCCCCGGTCACGGTGCCACGCCACGACCAGTCGCTGCTCGCCATCACGCCGTTCGTGTCGGGCCTGTACGACAACGTCCGCGGCGGCGGGGACCTTAACGCCGGCGCCGATCTGTTCTGGAAGCCGAACGGCCGCTTCCAGCTGACCGCCACGCTGAAGCCGGACTTCGGCCAGGTCGAGGCCGACGACCTGGTGGTGAACTTCAGCGCCACCGAGACCTTCATCAGCGACAAGCGCCCGTTCTTCACCGAGAACCAGGGCATCTTCGAGCTGACCACGCCGTCGGACGACAGCCAGCAGCTGTATACCCGGCGCGTGGGCAGCACGGGCGACATCACCGCGGCGGTGAAGTTGAACGGCAGCCTGGGCAAGGCGAACTACGGCCTGTTCTCGGCCGACGAGGACGGGGCGACCGGACGCAGTTACCACGCGTTGCGGCTGGTGCGCGATTTCGAGAGGCAGAACCTCGGCGCGATGCTGACCCGCGTCGATGATCCCTGGCGCGACCGTGAGGCCACCGTGCTGGGCGTGGACCACAACTGGCGGCCGACCGCGCGCTGGAACGTGCGCACCCGCCTGCTGGGCAGCCGCATCGCGCAGGCCGGCACCGACACCGACGACATCGGCGCGACGCTATGGGCCGACTACGAAATGGACGACGGCTGGCGCCAGCAATGGATCGCCATGCACTTCGGCAACGACCTGCAGCTCAACGACTTCGGCTACCTGTCGCGCAACAGCACCAATTACCTGCACTGGGAAGTGCGCAAGCGCTTCACCGGCCTGCCGGAAGGCTCGCGTTACTCCTCCAAGGACTGGCGCTGGCGCGTCAGCAGCAGCCACAACAACCATGGCGACAAGCTCAACGACCAGTTCCGCATGAGCCGCGAAGGCCAGCTGCGCAACGGCAGCTACGAGTACGCCCAGATCAACGTCAACAGCGCCGGCCTGAACGACACGCTACTGCGCGGCAACGGCGTGGCGAGGATGCCGGCGAATTTCAATACCTACTTCGAGTACGAACGGCCGCGCAAGGGCAACTGGGCGCACGAAACCGAACTGGAGGCGTTCACCGGTGGCCTGGCAGGCAACCGCAAGGCCGGCGCAGGCGTGGGGTATACCGCCACGTACTTCGTCAGCGATGCCTTCAGTGTCTATGCCGGCGGCTACGCGATCTACAGCCCGGACTGGCTGGTGTGGCAGCGCGAGGACCTGGTAGGCGGATTCACCCGTCGCCAGGTCGATCTCAATGCCGGCCTGGACTGGGTGATCGATCCGCGGCACGAACTGCGGGTGAAGATGCAGACCATCGCCCTGGACGCGCGCGTGCACGATGCCTGGCGCTTCGATCCGCGCGGCCACGCCGTGACGACGACCGAGGCCGTGGACGACTTCAGCGTGCGCAACCTGGGCTTCCAGATCCGCTACCGCTACGAACTGGCGCCGCTGTCCTACCTCTACGTGGTGTATGCCCGCGGCGGCTACGAGCAGCGCACCGGCACCGAAGGCGTGGACGGCCTGCTGCAGGACAGCCTGCGCCTGCGCGACGACGAACAGCTGGTGGTCAAGCTGAGTTACCGCTTCGAGATCTGA
- the sufB gene encoding Fe-S cluster assembly protein SufB, with amino-acid sequence MATENAEILEQLGRRYDAGFITDIESDSLPPGLGEDVVRALSAKKEEPEWMTEWRLAAYRHWLTMPVPHWAKLKIAPIDFQAISYYSAPKAKYASLDDVPQELLDTYDKLGVPLHERARLAGVAVDAVFDSVSVGTTFRKELAEKGVIFCSMSEAIKEHPELVKQYLGSVVPVGDNYFAALNSAVFSDGSFVFIPKGVRCPMELSTYFRINAGHTGQFERTLIICEDKGYVSYLEGCTAPMRDENQLHAAVVELVALEDAEIKYSTVQNWYPGDEEGRGGIYNFVTKRAECRGDRSKVTWTQVETGSAITWKYPSCVLLGDDSTGEFHSVALTHHRQQADTGTKMIHVGKRTKSKIVSKGISAGRGQNTYRGLVKVDRNADGARNHTQCDSLLIGKQCGAHTFPYIEVKNPTATLEHEATTSKISDDQMFYCRARGISQEDAVSMIVDGFCKQVFRELPMEFAVEAKKLLEVSLEGSVG; translated from the coding sequence ATGGCCACCGAAAACGCTGAAATCCTGGAACAGCTGGGACGTCGCTACGACGCCGGCTTCATCACCGACATCGAATCCGATTCGCTGCCACCCGGCCTCGGCGAGGACGTGGTGCGCGCCCTGTCGGCGAAGAAGGAAGAGCCCGAATGGATGACCGAATGGCGCCTGGCGGCCTACCGCCACTGGCTGACCATGCCGGTGCCGCACTGGGCCAAGCTGAAGATCGCGCCGATCGACTTCCAGGCGATCAGCTACTACTCGGCGCCGAAAGCCAAGTACGCCTCGCTCGACGACGTGCCGCAGGAGCTGCTGGACACCTACGACAAGCTGGGCGTGCCGCTGCACGAGCGCGCCAGGCTGGCCGGCGTGGCGGTCGACGCGGTGTTCGACTCGGTGTCCGTCGGCACCACGTTCCGCAAGGAGCTGGCCGAGAAGGGCGTGATCTTCTGCTCGATGAGCGAAGCCATCAAGGAGCATCCCGAACTGGTGAAGCAGTACCTCGGCAGTGTGGTGCCGGTCGGCGACAACTACTTCGCCGCGCTGAATTCGGCGGTGTTCTCCGACGGCAGTTTCGTGTTCATCCCCAAGGGCGTGCGCTGCCCGATGGAACTGAGCACCTACTTCCGCATCAACGCCGGTCACACCGGACAGTTCGAGCGCACACTGATCATCTGCGAGGACAAGGGCTACGTCTCGTACCTGGAAGGCTGCACCGCGCCGATGCGCGACGAGAACCAGCTGCACGCGGCGGTCGTCGAACTGGTCGCGCTGGAAGACGCCGAGATCAAGTACAGCACGGTGCAGAACTGGTACCCGGGCGACGAGGAAGGCCGTGGCGGCATCTACAACTTCGTCACCAAGCGCGCCGAATGCCGCGGCGACCGCAGCAAGGTGACCTGGACGCAGGTGGAAACCGGTTCGGCGATCACCTGGAAGTACCCGTCCTGCGTGCTGCTGGGCGACGACTCGACCGGCGAGTTCCATTCGGTGGCGCTGACGCACCATCGCCAGCAGGCCGACACCGGCACCAAGATGATCCACGTGGGCAAGCGCACCAAGTCCAAGATCGTCAGTAAGGGCATCAGCGCCGGCCGCGGCCAGAACACCTACCGCGGCCTGGTGAAAGTGGACCGCAACGCCGATGGCGCGCGCAACCACACCCAGTGCGACAGCCTGCTGATCGGCAAGCAGTGCGGCGCGCATACCTTCCCCTACATCGAAGTGAAGAACCCGACCGCGACGCTGGAGCACGAGGCCACCACCTCCAAGATCAGCGACGACCAGATGTTCTACTGCCGCGCGCGTGGCATCAGCCAGGAAGACGCGGTATCGATGATCGTCGACGGCTTCTGCAAGCAGGTCTTCCGCGAACTGCCGATGGAGTTCGCGGTGGAGGCGAAGAAGCTGCTGGAAGTGTCGCTGGAAGGCAGCGTCGGGTAA
- a CDS encoding cysteine desulfurase has protein sequence MNREAVHAPTGSAIDWARVRADFPLLTRQVNGKPLVYLDSANTGQKPASVIQSVDDFYRQHNANVSRAVHTLGTEATEAYEGARKTLARFLNVRPDELVLCSGTTFAINLVAYSWALPRLTAGDTILVSRMEHHANIVPWQLVAQRTGATIKVAEIHADGTLDLEALHAAMTGDVKLLAITHTSNVLGTVNPVREICREARRRGIVTVVDGSQAVPHRTVDVAAIGCDFYALTGHKMCGPTGTGALWARREHLQAMPPFIGGGEMIKEVSFDGTVFNDAPHKFEAGTPNIAGFIGLGAAVEYLDALGMANVEAREADLLAHATEELDRIEGLRIFGRAADKAAVISFLIEGAHAHDLATLLDLDGVAVRSGQHCAHPLLQFYGVAATLRASFAFYNTHEEVEHFVTALKKARQLLA, from the coding sequence ATGAACCGCGAAGCCGTCCACGCGCCGACCGGAAGCGCCATCGACTGGGCACGCGTGCGTGCGGACTTCCCGCTGCTGACGCGACAGGTCAACGGCAAGCCGCTGGTCTATCTGGACAGCGCGAACACGGGGCAGAAGCCGGCGTCGGTCATCCAGTCCGTCGACGACTTCTATCGCCAGCACAACGCCAACGTCAGCCGTGCCGTGCACACCCTGGGGACGGAAGCGACCGAGGCCTACGAGGGCGCGCGCAAGACCCTGGCGCGCTTCCTCAACGTGCGACCGGACGAGCTGGTGCTGTGCAGCGGTACGACATTTGCGATCAACCTGGTCGCGTATTCGTGGGCGCTGCCGCGACTGACGGCCGGCGACACGATCCTGGTGTCGCGCATGGAGCACCACGCCAACATCGTGCCATGGCAGCTCGTCGCCCAGCGCACCGGCGCGACCATCAAGGTGGCAGAGATCCACGCCGACGGCACGCTCGACCTGGAGGCGCTGCACGCCGCGATGACCGGCGACGTGAAGCTGCTCGCCATCACCCATACCTCGAACGTGCTGGGTACGGTCAACCCGGTGCGTGAGATCTGCCGCGAGGCCCGCAGGCGCGGCATCGTGACCGTGGTGGACGGCTCGCAGGCCGTGCCGCACCGGACGGTCGACGTCGCCGCGATCGGCTGCGACTTCTATGCGCTGACCGGCCACAAGATGTGCGGGCCGACCGGCACCGGCGCGCTGTGGGCGCGCAGGGAACACCTGCAGGCCATGCCGCCCTTCATCGGTGGCGGCGAGATGATCAAGGAAGTCAGCTTCGACGGCACCGTCTTCAACGACGCGCCGCACAAGTTCGAGGCCGGCACGCCCAACATCGCCGGCTTCATCGGTCTGGGCGCGGCGGTGGAGTATCTGGACGCGCTGGGCATGGCGAACGTCGAAGCGCGCGAGGCCGACCTGCTGGCGCATGCCACCGAAGAACTCGACCGGATCGAGGGCCTGCGCATCTTCGGCCGCGCAGCGGACAAGGCGGCGGTGATCTCGTTCCTGATCGAAGGCGCGCACGCGCACGACCTGGCCACCCTGCTCGACCTCGACGGTGTCGCCGTCCGATCCGGCCAGCATTGCGCGCATCCCCTGCTGCAGTTCTATGGCGTGGCCGCGACGCTGCGTGCGTCGTTCGCGTTCTACAACACGCACGAGGAAGTGGAGCACTTCGTCACTGCGCTGAAGAAGGCTCGACAGCTGCTGGCGTGA
- a CDS encoding cytochrome C: MMPIRFLMLPALVLSLAACQPESPRAVAVLPAPQASDADLLARGEYLVRIAGCNDCHTPGYAEAGGQVAKDTWLVGSPMGFHGPWGTTYPSNLRLRMQQLTEAQWMEYSANLRTRPMMPDFAVRAMSEDDRRAIYRFVHALGAAGQPAPEALPPGKTPPVPYIGMVLPPSAEAPAAK; the protein is encoded by the coding sequence ATGATGCCGATCCGTTTCCTGATGCTCCCCGCCCTGGTGCTGTCCCTGGCGGCCTGCCAGCCCGAGTCGCCGCGCGCCGTCGCGGTGCTGCCCGCCCCGCAGGCATCCGATGCCGACCTGCTTGCGCGCGGCGAATACCTGGTACGGATCGCCGGCTGCAACGACTGCCACACGCCGGGATATGCGGAAGCCGGTGGCCAGGTCGCGAAGGACACCTGGCTGGTCGGGTCGCCGATGGGCTTCCACGGCCCGTGGGGCACCACCTATCCCAGCAACCTGCGGCTGCGCATGCAGCAGCTGACCGAAGCGCAATGGATGGAATACAGCGCCAACCTACGCACCCGGCCGATGATGCCCGACTTCGCCGTGCGTGCGATGAGCGAGGACGACCGCCGCGCCATCTACCGCTTCGTGCACGCGCTGGGCGCGGCCGGGCAGCCGGCGCCCGAGGCTCTCCCACCCGGCAAGACGCCGCCGGTACCGTACATCGGCATGGTGTTGCCGCCCTCGGCGGAGGCGCCGGCCGCGAAGTGA
- a CDS encoding SUF system Fe-S cluster assembly regulator, with protein MLRVTKLTDYATVVLTVLAARPGEVLSASDLAEHSGLETPTVSKVLKPLAQAGLVEGLRGVHGGYRLSRGAAEISLVEIVEAMEGPLAMTECSQSESQCGIAQKCGARANWRLINDVVADALRGFTLAQMIAPPPSSSDDVRRRPIAVQVATR; from the coding sequence ATGCTCCGCGTCACCAAGCTCACCGACTACGCCACCGTGGTCCTGACCGTGCTCGCCGCCCGGCCGGGCGAGGTGCTCAGCGCGTCCGACCTGGCCGAACATTCCGGCCTGGAGACGCCCACCGTCAGCAAGGTGCTGAAACCGCTGGCACAGGCCGGGCTGGTGGAAGGCCTGCGCGGCGTGCATGGCGGTTATCGCCTGAGCCGCGGCGCGGCCGAGATCAGCTTGGTGGAAATCGTCGAGGCCATGGAAGGTCCGCTGGCCATGACCGAATGCAGCCAGAGCGAAAGCCAGTGCGGCATCGCCCAGAAATGCGGCGCGCGCGCCAACTGGCGGCTGATCAACGACGTGGTCGCCGACGCCCTGCGCGGCTTCACCCTCGCCCAGATGATCGCGCCGCCCCCCTCCTCTTCCGACGACGTGCGCAGGCGACCCATCGCCGTGCAGGTCGCGACCCGCTGA
- a CDS encoding GNAT family N-acetyltransferase, whose amino-acid sequence MDNLTFRAATDADIPALVALVTSAYRGDASRQGWTTEADMLDGQRIDADALLRDIERPRSRIVLAERQGGLLACAHVAEEDGAGYFGMFSVRPDLQGGGVGKALLAEAERVAREDWGLPAMRMTVIDIRGELIAFYERRGYVRTGIKKPFPYGDERYGIPRRDDLRFEILEKPLSGAVA is encoded by the coding sequence ATGGACAACCTCACTTTCCGCGCGGCGACCGACGCCGATATTCCCGCCCTGGTAGCGCTGGTGACCTCCGCCTACCGTGGCGACGCCAGCAGGCAGGGCTGGACCACCGAAGCCGACATGCTGGACGGCCAGCGCATCGATGCCGACGCGCTGTTGCGCGACATCGAGCGCCCGCGCAGCCGCATCGTGCTGGCGGAGCGTCAGGGCGGACTGCTGGCCTGCGCGCATGTCGCCGAAGAGGATGGCGCCGGCTATTTCGGCATGTTCTCGGTCCGTCCCGACCTGCAGGGCGGCGGCGTCGGCAAGGCCCTGCTGGCCGAAGCCGAACGCGTCGCGCGCGAGGACTGGGGCCTGCCGGCCATGCGCATGACGGTGATCGACATCCGCGGCGAACTGATCGCGTTCTACGAACGCCGCGGCTACGTGCGCACCGGCATCAAGAAGCCGTTTCCCTATGGCGACGAGCGCTACGGCATTCCCAGGCGCGACGACCTGCGCTTCGAGATCCTGGAAAAACCGCTGTCGGGAGCCGTTGCATGA
- the sufC gene encoding Fe-S cluster assembly ATPase SufC — MLKIDNLHASVAGKDILKGLSLEVKPGEVHAIMGPNGAGKSTLGNILAGREGYEVTAGTVEFEGKPLLDLEPEERAAAGVFLAFQYPVEIPGVNNTYFLRAALNAQRKARGEAELDSMQFLKLVRDKLAVLHLKDELLHRGVNEGFSGGEKKRNEIFQLAVLEPKLAILDETDSGLDIDALKNVADGVNALRSPDRAFLVITHYQRLLDYIKPDVVHVLAGGRIVETGGPELALELEQHGYAWIKDRVAPEKVA, encoded by the coding sequence ATGCTCAAGATCGACAACCTCCACGCCAGCGTCGCCGGCAAGGACATCCTCAAAGGCCTATCGTTGGAGGTGAAGCCCGGCGAAGTGCACGCCATCATGGGACCCAATGGCGCCGGCAAGTCCACGCTGGGCAACATCCTGGCCGGTCGCGAGGGCTACGAGGTCACCGCCGGCACGGTGGAATTCGAAGGCAAGCCGCTGCTCGACCTGGAACCGGAAGAGCGCGCTGCCGCCGGCGTGTTCCTGGCGTTCCAATACCCGGTCGAGATCCCGGGCGTCAACAACACCTACTTCCTGCGCGCGGCGCTCAACGCCCAGCGCAAAGCGCGTGGCGAGGCCGAGCTGGATTCCATGCAGTTCCTCAAGCTGGTGCGCGACAAGCTGGCCGTGCTGCACCTGAAGGACGAACTGCTGCATCGCGGCGTCAACGAAGGCTTCAGCGGCGGCGAGAAGAAGCGCAACGAGATCTTCCAGCTGGCCGTGCTGGAGCCGAAGCTGGCGATCCTGGACGAGACCGACAGCGGACTGGACATCGACGCGCTGAAGAACGTCGCCGATGGCGTCAATGCGCTGCGCTCGCCCGACCGCGCCTTCCTGGTCATCACCCATTACCAGCGCCTGCTCGACTACATCAAGCCGGACGTGGTGCACGTGCTGGCCGGCGGCCGCATCGTAGAGACCGGTGGCCCCGAACTGGCGCTGGAACTGGAACAGCACGGCTATGCGTGGATCAAGGATCGCGTGGCGCCGGAGAAGGTCGCCTGA
- a CDS encoding DUF1439 domain-containing protein, producing MKNSLLAGAALLVTLLLSPVAMAERGNVIPFRADSLWAYNGNALRFNAAQLQTAARSGFPMQHVLLEGFASLTLTDPQVRIPVPGERLQLQMDYDVMLANGDRIENGNVVVSSGLRYDPGTRGLHLVDPQLEHVGTGADGRGLPGGSREALQQLIREYANSRPLYRLTDEDLAQVPGTLSADSLRIDDGHVELRLAPGTTP from the coding sequence ATGAAGAACTCCCTGCTCGCCGGCGCCGCCCTGCTCGTCACGTTGCTGTTGTCGCCCGTTGCGATGGCGGAAAGAGGCAACGTGATCCCCTTCAGGGCGGATAGCTTGTGGGCGTACAACGGCAACGCGCTCCGCTTCAACGCCGCCCAGCTGCAGACTGCGGCACGCAGCGGCTTCCCGATGCAGCACGTGCTGCTGGAAGGGTTCGCCTCGCTCACCCTGACCGACCCGCAGGTGCGCATTCCCGTGCCGGGCGAGCGCCTGCAGTTGCAGATGGACTACGACGTGATGCTGGCCAATGGCGACCGCATTGAGAACGGCAACGTGGTGGTCAGTAGCGGCCTGCGCTACGACCCGGGCACGCGCGGCCTGCACCTGGTGGATCCGCAGCTGGAGCACGTGGGCACCGGCGCGGACGGTCGCGGCCTGCCGGGCGGCTCGCGTGAGGCGCTGCAGCAGTTGATCCGCGAGTACGCCAACAGCCGGCCGCTGTACCGGCTGACCGACGAGGATCTGGCGCAGGTGCCGGGCACCCTGTCGGCGGACTCGCTGCGGATCGATGACGGCCATGTGGAACTGCGGCTCGCCCCGGGCACCACGCCCTGA
- a CDS encoding non-heme iron oxygenase ferredoxin subunit, translated as MSETWTFVCATGELLPGEMKTAFDEVTGTPIVVVNHDGALYALEDKCSHEDFELSSGSFDPVDASIECVLHGARFDVRDGRALCAPAYSPVVKFPTKIEHGGVWTRDDRD; from the coding sequence ATGAGCGAGACCTGGACCTTCGTCTGCGCCACCGGGGAGCTGCTGCCCGGGGAAATGAAGACCGCCTTCGACGAGGTCACCGGCACGCCCATCGTGGTGGTCAACCACGACGGCGCGCTGTACGCCCTCGAAGACAAATGCAGCCATGAAGATTTCGAGCTGTCGTCCGGCAGCTTCGACCCCGTGGACGCCAGCATCGAATGCGTGCTGCACGGTGCCCGCTTCGATGTCCGGGACGGACGCGCCCTGTGTGCGCCGGCCTATTCGCCGGTGGTGAAGTTTCCGACCAAGATCGAACACGGGGGTGTCTGGACCCGCGACGACCGCGACTGA
- the sufD gene encoding Fe-S cluster assembly protein SufD has translation MSALLDSLSTGFNGDAARRAMLDEALRDGLPGPRTEAWKYTSLRQLERRSFQPVDALPSLDPMLLADIPAPRAVFVNGRYSVALSLTTDLPDGVSLQLLSEALADGDDAARFLQRRFERTDEVFARLNAALATEGVLLRAEPEARSGQPLHLVFIGTGDGADRAWHLRNLIELRAGAALTVVEHHLAVDGHAHFINALSHVHLAKDARLTHARIEAGSDRATALLRTDAVLARDSEYRRVDLELGGALSRHELNVRLEGDHARLVANGVLFAHGRRHVDTRLGIDHIGRDTACELTWRGLGADRGRAVFHGGILIREGADGTDAALSNKNLLLSANAEVDTQPVLEIHADEVKAAHGATVGQLDATAMFYLRSRGLPQADAQQLLTAAFCREPLSAIDEPVLRELLVSRVDAALAALGAA, from the coding sequence ATGAGCGCGCTGCTGGATTCCCTGTCGACGGGCTTCAACGGCGACGCCGCGCGCCGCGCCATGCTGGACGAAGCGCTGCGCGACGGCCTGCCCGGCCCGCGCACCGAAGCCTGGAAGTACACCTCCCTGCGCCAGCTGGAACGCCGCAGCTTCCAGCCCGTCGACGCGCTGCCGTCGCTGGATCCGATGCTGCTGGCCGACATTCCCGCGCCGCGTGCGGTGTTCGTCAACGGGCGCTACTCGGTGGCGCTGTCGCTGACGACGGACCTGCCCGACGGCGTCAGCCTGCAACTGCTGTCCGAGGCGCTGGCCGACGGCGACGACGCCGCGCGCTTCCTGCAGCGCCGCTTCGAGCGCACCGACGAAGTCTTCGCCCGACTCAACGCCGCCCTGGCGACGGAAGGCGTGCTGCTGCGCGCCGAGCCCGAGGCCCGGAGCGGCCAGCCGCTGCATCTGGTCTTCATCGGCACCGGCGACGGCGCGGATCGCGCCTGGCACCTGCGCAACCTGATCGAGTTGCGCGCCGGTGCGGCCTTGACGGTAGTCGAGCACCATCTCGCCGTCGACGGCCACGCCCACTTCATCAATGCGTTGAGCCATGTACACCTGGCCAAGGATGCGCGCCTGACCCACGCCCGCATCGAGGCCGGCAGCGACCGCGCCACCGCGCTGCTGCGCACCGATGCCGTGCTCGCGCGCGACAGCGAATACCGGCGTGTGGATCTGGAACTCGGCGGCGCCCTCTCGCGGCATGAACTGAACGTCCGCCTGGAAGGCGACCATGCGCGCCTGGTCGCCAACGGCGTGCTGTTCGCGCACGGCCGTCGCCACGTCGACACGCGGCTGGGCATCGACCACATCGGTCGCGACACCGCCTGCGAACTGACCTGGCGCGGACTGGGCGCGGACCGTGGCCGCGCCGTCTTCCATGGCGGCATCCTCATCCGCGAGGGTGCCGACGGTACCGATGCCGCGCTGTCGAACAAGAACCTGCTGCTGTCGGCCAACGCCGAGGTCGACACCCAGCCGGTGCTGGAGATCCATGCCGATGAGGTCAAGGCGGCGCACGGCGCCACCGTCGGCCAGCTCGATGCGACCGCGATGTTCTACCTGCGCTCGCGCGGCCTGCCGCAGGCGGACGCGCAGCAGTTGCTGACCGCGGCCTTCTGCCGCGAGCCCCTGTCCGCGATCGACGAGCCGGTGCTGCGCGAGTTGCTGGTATCCCGCGTGGATGCGGCCCTGGCGGCACTGGGCGCGGCATGA